The DNA window CCCGCCAACCCCGCCGCTCTCATCCCCGCCACCCCCACCGCTGACCCCACACGCCACCCCTCCCCCTCCACCCCCGCCGGTCCTCGAAGGACAAGGCTCACTGTTGCCCAGCCATTCTCTGAACGGCAAAAATAAACTCAAGATTGGTCCGATGGCGTGGCGGAGAGGATAACGTTGAGCAAGGCGCATCTCGCAGTCGAAGGATGAATCGCGGCCATGCTAAGATCACACTGAGGGGTCTTCAGGAGAGCACGCGTGAGGTTTTGCAAACTGGTGCTGGCGAACTGGAAAAACTTCACGAAGGTGGAGGCGGCCATCCCGAAGCGGCTGTTCCTGGTGGGACCGAACGCCTCCGGCAAGTCCAATTTCCTCGATGCCTTTCGCTTTCTGCGAGATTTGGCCACGAGTGGCGGAGGCGGATTTCAGCATGCCGTGGCGCGCCGGGGTGGTGTGCGGGCCATTCGCTGCTTGGCTGCTCGCCGCCGTCCTTCCATCGAAATCCACAGCGAGATGGAAGATGAGAACGGCCAGCGGTGGGCGTATGAATTAGTATTTGACGAGGATCAACAGCGGCGGCCTCACGTGGTCAGAGAACGCGTCGAGCGCGATGGGCAAGTGCTCCTCCAACGTCCCAATGCAGAAGACCGAGCGGACCCGGAACGATTGACGCAGACCTATCTCGAACAGGTCAACGTCAATCGAGAGTTCCGTGAGATCGCCGCCTTTTTTGCTTCGATCCGATACTGGCACATCGTGCCCCAACTGGTCCGGGAGCCAGATCGTTCCGTAGGTCGCAGCTACGATCCATTTGGAGGAGACTTCCTGGAGCAAGTGGCCAAGACCCCGGAGAAGACGCGTCAGGCCCGACTCAAACGGATCCGGGAAGCCCTGAGCATCGCCGTGCCCCAGCTCGAAGAAATTGAACTGTGGCGGGACGGCCGCGGCACACCCCATCTGCGGGGCAAGTATCAGCACTGGCGGCCCCACGGAGCTTGGCAGACCGAGGAGCAATTCTCGGATGGCACCCTGCGCTTGCTCGGCTTGCTCTGGGCCGTTCTGGAGAAGGGAGGACCGCTCCTACTGGAGGAACCAGAGCTGTCGCTCCATCCGGAGGTCGTCCGCCACCTGCCGCAGATGTTCGCGCGAGTCCAACGCCGGAGCGGCCGTCAAATTTTCGTGAGCACTCATTCGCCCGAACTGTTGCGTGACGAGGGCATCGGCCTCGATGAAGTCTTGCTCCTGCGAGCCAGTCCCGAGGGGACGCAGGTCATGCCCGCGGCTTCGCTCCGGCAGGTCCGGGAATTATTGGACGGCGGCCTGTCACTTGCCGACATCGTCCTGCCCCAAACCCGGCCCGAACACCCAGAGCAGCTTGCACTTTTTGGCGAGGACTGAGGCGATGCCGGGAGCGCTGATCAACCTCGCGGTTGAAGGAACAACCGATGAAGCCGTGGGCAAAAAATTGCTGGACTATGTTGATGCAAAGCCCAACCTGGTGTGCGGAAAGCAAGGCAAGCCATTCCTTGAAAGTAAGATCCACAGCTTCAACGAAGCCGCTCGACACAGCCCCTGGTTCGTGATCGTGGATTTGGATCAAGACTTCCATTGTGCCCCAGATTTGCGGCAGGAATGGCTGCCGAACCCTGCACCTCTCCTGTGTTTCCGCATTGCCGTGCGGGCAGTCGAAGCCTGGCTTTTAGCGGATGCCGAAGCGATCGCGGCCTTCCTGAGGATCGCTCGCAACAAGGTGCCAGCGAATCCGGAGGGATTGCTCGATCCAAAGGCAGAAATGGTCTCCTTGGCTCGGAAATCGCGGCGCCGAGCCATTCGCAAGGATATGGTACCCCCCCCAAGCAGCGGCCGAAAAGTGGGGCCAGCCTACAGTTCCCGGTTGACCGAATTTGCCAGCACGGAGTGGCGCGCCGAGGTGGCGATGGCTCAGGCACCTAGTTTGCGGCGGGCCATCGACTGCTTGCGAAAACTCGTGCGCCAAGCCACCGCCTGATCCCCAAGGTTCGCAAGGGTCTGGCGATGAGACCTTCCTGATGGGTGGTCCTCTCAAAACGGTCCCCATCTGAAGGCTCGCTTCCCTCCCCTCGCTGGTACTTCTGACACGGTGGCGTCACCCCTTAGCGGGTAGCCGCTCGGTTCACTCGGTTTCATGGTGTCAGCTCATTGTCCTTCCCCGCTGCTTTCGCCACGGTCTATTTACCGGGCAATAACCCCGTCGGCCAAGGCCACAGCCGCAGGGTGTTGTCCGAGCTTCCCGACAGGACAAAGCGGCCATCCGGACTGATTGCTACACTGCGGACGGCATCGGCGTGTCCCGCGAAGCAGCGGACCTCCTTGCCGCTGGCTAGCTCCCACACCCGCAGGGTATCGTCGCGACTAGCGGAGGCAGCATAGCGGCCATCGGGAGAAAACGCCACGCTCAGGACGCCCCCCTCGTGTTCCTGGAAGCTGCGGACTTCCTGGCCGGTCGCTAGTTCCCAGAGCCGCACATGGTCATCGCCTCCCGATAGAGCGTAGCGGCCATCCGGACTGATTGCCACGCTATTGACTCGGATGGTGTGTCCCTGGAAGCGGCGCACTTCCTGAGCGGTCGTCAGCTCCCACAGCCGCAGCGTCCCGTCCCAACTGCCGGAGAGGGCATAGCGGCCATCGGGCGAAAACACCACACTCACCACGGCGCGCGTGTGCCCCTGGAAGCGGCGGAGTTCGCGACCGCTTTCCAATTCCCACAGCCGCAGGGTCTTGTCATGGCTGCCGGAGAGGGCATAGCGGCCATCGGGCGAAAACGCCACACTCACCACGGCGCGCGTGTGTCCCTGGAAGCGGCGCACTTCCTTGCCGGTCGCTAATTCCCACAGCCGTAGCGTCTTGTCATGCCCGCCGGAGAGGGCATAGCGGCCATCGGGAGAAAACACCACGCTATTGACCCCACCGTTGTGCCCCGCGAAACGGCGCACTTCCTGAGCGGTCGTCAGCTCCCATAGCCGCAGCGTCCCGTCCCAACTGCCGGAGAGGGCATAGCGGCCATCGGGGCTGATCGCTACGCTTTGGACCGCATCGCTGTGCCCCGCGAAAAGCCGGAGCGCTTGGGCAGTGGGCAGCTTCCACAACCGCAGGGTCTTGTCAGCACTGCCAGAGAGGGCATAGCGGCCATCAGGAGAAATCGCCACGCTCGTCACCGTATCGGTATGCCCCTCGAAGCGGCGGATTTGCTTGCCGCTTTCGAGCTGCCACAATCGCAGCGTGTTGTCGGCGCTGCCGGAAAGGGTGTAAAGGCCAGAGGGACCGATCGCCA is part of the Thermogemmata fonticola genome and encodes:
- a CDS encoding AAA family ATPase codes for the protein MRFCKLVLANWKNFTKVEAAIPKRLFLVGPNASGKSNFLDAFRFLRDLATSGGGGFQHAVARRGGVRAIRCLAARRRPSIEIHSEMEDENGQRWAYELVFDEDQQRRPHVVRERVERDGQVLLQRPNAEDRADPERLTQTYLEQVNVNREFREIAAFFASIRYWHIVPQLVREPDRSVGRSYDPFGGDFLEQVAKTPEKTRQARLKRIREALSIAVPQLEEIELWRDGRGTPHLRGKYQHWRPHGAWQTEEQFSDGTLRLLGLLWAVLEKGGPLLLEEPELSLHPEVVRHLPQMFARVQRRSGRQIFVSTHSPELLRDEGIGLDEVLLLRASPEGTQVMPAASLRQVRELLDGGLSLADIVLPQTRPEHPEQLALFGED
- a CDS encoding WD40 repeat domain-containing protein, whose product is MTHEWHRAKSISVAVRRLPSPLICGLGGLGMLLVMGWLGGRAAFAEELSLHPEEAQRFVGHEGEILSVAFSPDGRYALSGSADNTLRLWELATGKEVRRFEGHTSWVWSVAFSPDGRYALSGSHDKTLRLWELESGRELRRFQGHTRAVVSVALSPDGRYALSGSLDGTLRLWELATGQEVRRFEGHTSWVRSVAFSPDGRYALSGSHDKTLRLWELGSGRELRRFEGHSDAVQSVAISPDGRYALSGSWDGTLRLWELATSREVRRFEGHSRWVESVAIGPSGLYTLSGSADNTLRLWQLESGKQIRRFEGHTDTVTSVAISPDGRYALSGSADKTLRLWKLPTAQALRLFAGHSDAVQSVAISPDGRYALSGSWDGTLRLWELTTAQEVRRFAGHNGGVNSVVFSPDGRYALSGGHDKTLRLWELATGKEVRRFQGHTRAVVSVAFSPDGRYALSGSHDKTLRLWELESGRELRRFQGHTRAVVSVVFSPDGRYALSGSWDGTLRLWELTTAQEVRRFQGHTIRVNSVAISPDGRYALSGGDDHVRLWELATGQEVRSFQEHEGGVLSVAFSPDGRYAASASRDDTLRVWELASGKEVRCFAGHADAVRSVAISPDGRFVLSGSSDNTLRLWPWPTGLLPGK